One region of Peribacillus simplex genomic DNA includes:
- the pepV gene encoding dipeptidase PepV, with protein MSELNWREEVEKRKMDLLLDTQNLLKIKSVLDEEHPTEEAPFGKGVKEALDYMLKLGEKDGFTVKNVDNVAGHIEMGEGEELIGILCHVDVVPEGDGWSSDPFGAEIRNGRIYARGAIDDKGPTMAAYHAMKLVRELGKPLNKRVRMIIGTDEESNWRCVDRYFEVEEMPSMGFAPDADFPIISAEKGIWDFSVIQPADAENGTSSNVNVMEFSSGRRTNMVPDFATATVEAANPVEVVANYKAYLQKYSLKGQAVPQKNQVLLEMNGVSAHAMEPKNGINAGLHLADFLADLTLDPQAKAYFTFIKDRLFEDSRGNNLGVAYSDEQTGELTVNAGVFNYSKQRDSSIGFSMRYPVTFEWEQEKAALEERLAAYNLKVKTNSHSIPHYVSSESFLIKTLQQVYEAETGDKAELLSIGGGTYARSLKEGVAFGPLFPGSEDIAHQKDEYIDIEDMLKATSIYARAIHELAK; from the coding sequence TTGAGTGAATTGAATTGGCGAGAAGAAGTTGAAAAACGGAAAATGGACCTATTACTGGACACACAAAACTTATTGAAAATAAAAAGTGTATTGGATGAAGAGCATCCGACAGAGGAGGCCCCATTCGGTAAAGGGGTCAAGGAAGCGCTTGATTACATGCTTAAATTAGGCGAAAAAGACGGTTTTACTGTGAAAAATGTCGATAATGTCGCTGGCCATATTGAAATGGGTGAAGGCGAGGAGTTAATCGGTATTTTATGCCATGTCGACGTGGTACCTGAAGGAGATGGATGGAGTTCGGATCCGTTTGGCGCTGAAATCCGTAATGGCCGCATATATGCTCGTGGGGCAATCGATGATAAAGGACCGACGATGGCTGCCTATCATGCAATGAAGCTAGTCAGGGAGCTAGGAAAACCTTTGAACAAACGTGTAAGGATGATCATTGGAACGGATGAAGAATCGAACTGGCGCTGCGTTGACCGGTACTTTGAAGTGGAGGAAATGCCATCGATGGGCTTCGCACCAGATGCTGACTTCCCGATCATCAGTGCGGAAAAGGGAATTTGGGATTTCTCGGTTATCCAACCTGCCGATGCAGAAAATGGTACGAGCTCAAACGTGAATGTTATGGAATTTTCTTCAGGCCGAAGGACGAATATGGTACCGGATTTTGCTACGGCGACTGTGGAAGCGGCTAATCCAGTTGAAGTAGTGGCAAACTATAAGGCTTATTTGCAAAAATACTCATTGAAAGGCCAGGCCGTTCCGCAAAAAAATCAAGTGCTCCTTGAAATGAATGGTGTCTCGGCACATGCAATGGAACCGAAAAATGGAATAAATGCAGGTCTGCATTTAGCCGACTTTTTAGCTGATCTCACTCTTGATCCGCAGGCGAAAGCTTACTTCACTTTCATCAAGGATCGTTTGTTTGAAGATTCCCGTGGAAATAATTTAGGTGTGGCTTATTCAGATGAGCAAACAGGAGAATTGACGGTCAATGCCGGCGTTTTCAATTATTCTAAACAAAGGGACAGCTCGATTGGTTTCAGTATGCGCTATCCAGTGACGTTTGAGTGGGAACAGGAAAAGGCGGCATTGGAAGAGAGGCTTGCGGCATATAATTTGAAAGTGAAGACCAATTCGCATTCTATTCCACATTATGTGAGCAGTGAAAGCTTCTTGATTAAGACGTTGCAGCAAGTTTATGAAGCGGAGACAGGTGATAAAGCTGAGCTTCTTTCGATTGGCGGCGGCACCTACGCCCGTTCATTGAAAGAAGGTGTTGCATTCGGCCCGCTTTTCCCTGGCAGCGAAGATATTGCGCATCAAAAAGATGAATATATTGATATTGAAGATATGCTAAAGGCCACGTCCATTTATGCACGTGCCATTCATGAATTGGCTAAATAA
- a CDS encoding YtoQ family protein, whose product MKLTVYLAGEIHSNWRSELRDKAAALKLPLEFVGPMENHERSDNVGEDILGEQPNPILKDAAASQINNLRTGLMMKKADLVVALFGEKYKQWNTAMDATTAVSLGKPLILIRSESHHHALKELSEKASVTVESVNQALKVLSYIFEDGR is encoded by the coding sequence ATGAAATTAACCGTGTATCTTGCCGGGGAGATTCATTCGAATTGGAGAAGTGAGTTGAGAGATAAGGCCGCTGCCTTGAAGCTTCCCTTAGAATTTGTCGGTCCGATGGAAAACCATGAACGCTCCGATAATGTTGGTGAAGATATTCTCGGAGAACAGCCGAACCCTATTCTGAAGGATGCCGCCGCTTCCCAAATCAATAATTTGCGGACAGGTCTTATGATGAAAAAAGCTGATCTTGTCGTCGCTCTGTTTGGCGAGAAATATAAACAGTGGAATACTGCCATGGACGCTACCACCGCCGTTTCCCTGGGTAAACCGCTTATTTTGATTCGCTCAGAATCCCATCATCATGCCTTAAAGGAATTATCGGAAAAGGCGAGTGTCACGGTCGAATCCGTGAACCAAGCCCTGAAGGTGCTCTCTTATATTTTTGAAGATGGGCGGTAA
- a CDS encoding PepSY domain-containing protein yields the protein MNWKTFLLGTAAGFAAGYATKQILDQSSKPSPDKVLAQVKETVKKDGNIYGSWILMKPENYTKNDLDYEVYKGGITRNTEGQREQFEFIADASTGTILELNVQND from the coding sequence ATGAATTGGAAAACGTTTTTACTAGGTACTGCAGCCGGGTTTGCCGCTGGCTATGCAACAAAACAAATATTGGATCAATCAAGTAAACCTTCTCCGGATAAAGTCTTGGCCCAAGTGAAGGAAACAGTCAAAAAGGATGGAAATATATATGGCTCATGGATCTTGATGAAGCCGGAAAACTATACAAAAAATGATTTGGACTATGAAGTGTACAAAGGCGGGATCACTAGAAACACAGAGGGACAACGCGAGCAATTCGAATTTATTGCAGATGCCTCTACTGGAACGATATTGGAACTTAATGTACAAAATGATTGA
- the dat gene encoding D-amino-acid transaminase, whose protein sequence is MGKIIFNGDLKSRSEVQVDIEDRGYQFGDGVYEVIRVYNGELFAGDMHLNRLMDSAKLIQMKVPFTVAEIKTRMEELIAEDQLKDGIVYMQLTRGVSPRTHSFPTAEVEPVFVAYTKETPYSGKMKPGVKAVTTDDIRWLRCNIKSLNLLGNIMAKQQAVEAGCDEAIQHRDGTVTEGSSSNVSIVVDGLLKTHPATNLILNGITRQVMLKLCAEHGIPYVEETFTVEDMMAADEVLYTSTSVEVTPIINIDGQSIAAGEPGPITQRIQKLFSEEVERQCGSVK, encoded by the coding sequence ATGGGAAAAATCATTTTTAACGGCGATCTTAAAAGCAGGTCCGAAGTACAGGTTGACATTGAAGATCGGGGATATCAATTCGGTGATGGCGTCTATGAAGTCATCCGGGTTTATAATGGCGAATTATTTGCGGGAGACATGCATCTAAACCGGCTGATGGACAGTGCGAAGCTGATTCAGATGAAAGTTCCCTTTACTGTAGCGGAAATCAAAACCCGCATGGAAGAACTGATCGCTGAAGATCAACTGAAGGACGGTATCGTCTATATGCAGCTGACAAGGGGCGTATCTCCACGAACACACTCATTTCCAACTGCTGAGGTGGAACCGGTCTTTGTAGCCTATACGAAGGAAACGCCTTATTCAGGAAAAATGAAGCCAGGGGTCAAGGCTGTTACCACCGACGATATACGCTGGCTGCGCTGTAATATTAAGAGTTTAAATCTACTTGGTAATATAATGGCTAAACAGCAAGCGGTTGAAGCTGGGTGTGATGAAGCGATCCAGCATCGAGATGGCACGGTTACGGAGGGAAGTTCGTCAAATGTTTCAATCGTGGTGGATGGACTACTTAAAACGCATCCGGCCACCAACTTGATCCTGAATGGAATTACCCGTCAGGTGATGCTGAAACTTTGCGCTGAACATGGAATTCCCTATGTCGAAGAGACCTTCACTGTCGAGGACATGATGGCAGCCGATGAAGTCCTTTATACGAGCACAAGCGTCGAAGTGACACCAATTATAAATATCGATGGCCAATCGATTGCAGCCGGGGAACCCGGTCCGATAACCCAAAGAATTCAAAAACTGTTTTCCGAGGAAGTCGAGAGGCAATGCGGTTCGGTTAAATAG
- the trmB gene encoding tRNA (guanosine(46)-N7)-methyltransferase TrmB: MRLRNKPWAEDRLNDFPQYVIHQPVSHKGKWHEVFGNDNPLYIEVGTGKGRFITEMAKAHPDVNFIGIEVYRSVIVAALDLLIEAEVPNLKLLNVDAANLGEYFAKGDVDRVYLNFSDPWPKSRHAKRRLTYKTFLEVYEGILPDNGEIHFKTDNQGLFESSLKSISEYGMLLKYVSLDLHNSSFEGNIMTEYEEKFSSKGNRIYRLEAMFQ; this comes from the coding sequence ATGCGTTTAAGAAATAAACCTTGGGCTGAAGACCGTTTGAATGATTTTCCACAATATGTAATTCATCAGCCAGTGAGCCATAAAGGTAAATGGCATGAAGTTTTTGGTAACGATAATCCGTTATATATTGAAGTGGGTACGGGGAAAGGCCGTTTCATTACAGAAATGGCAAAAGCCCATCCTGATGTGAATTTCATTGGAATTGAAGTATATAGAAGCGTCATTGTAGCTGCACTGGACTTGCTGATTGAAGCAGAAGTTCCGAATTTAAAGCTGTTGAATGTTGACGCAGCGAACTTAGGCGAATATTTTGCAAAAGGTGACGTGGATCGCGTCTACTTGAATTTCTCTGATCCATGGCCAAAATCACGCCATGCAAAACGTCGGTTAACGTATAAGACATTCCTCGAAGTATATGAAGGAATCCTGCCAGACAACGGCGAGATTCATTTCAAGACGGATAACCAAGGGTTATTCGAATCTTCCTTGAAGAGTATTTCCGAATACGGCATGCTCTTGAAATATGTAAGTCTTGATCTGCATAACAGCAGTTTTGAAGGGAATATCATGACTGAATATGAAGAAAAGTTCTCGAGTAAAGGCAACCGGATATACCGATTGGAAGCAATGTTCCAATAA
- the thpR gene encoding RNA 2',3'-cyclic phosphodiesterase produces MNTHFFFALVLPDDIKSYLNAVTEQLRSDFPFKKWLHPADYHITMAFLGNAPDPLKKEALERVESKLANEASFGLKLGDIGGFGKSESPRILWADVNQQERLFTIQRKIYNSCIEAGFELDKKPFKPHITLARKFEGESPFSLESVRRMANLEDKHFEADQVALYQTHLGASPSYEKIFTIPLEK; encoded by the coding sequence ATGAATACTCATTTTTTCTTTGCTTTAGTATTACCTGATGATATTAAGTCTTATTTAAATGCTGTTACGGAACAGCTGAGGTCAGACTTTCCATTTAAGAAATGGCTGCATCCAGCCGATTATCATATTACGATGGCATTTTTGGGCAATGCGCCCGATCCATTGAAAAAGGAAGCTTTGGAGCGTGTGGAGAGCAAGCTTGCTAATGAAGCCTCATTTGGTTTGAAACTCGGCGATATCGGCGGTTTTGGCAAGAGTGAGAGTCCAAGGATTCTATGGGCAGATGTCAACCAGCAAGAAAGGCTTTTTACCATTCAAAGAAAAATTTATAATTCATGTATCGAGGCCGGTTTTGAACTTGATAAAAAGCCGTTTAAGCCTCATATAACGCTGGCAAGAAAATTTGAGGGGGAAAGTCCCTTTTCGTTGGAGAGCGTCCGGCGGATGGCAAATTTGGAGGATAAGCATTTTGAAGCTGACCAGGTTGCGTTATATCAAACACATCTTGGAGCCTCGCCGTCATACGAGAAGATTTTCACGATACCCCTTGAAAAATAG
- a CDS encoding YtzH-like family protein: protein MPISHEHQMSLLKDILTNHQKDCCGSVAECEQVERLVKSLMINMDIDSNVKTILTEIYEYSQTGIGTADLDAHISNHQNDLSQWVDDIDQF, encoded by the coding sequence ATGCCGATTTCCCATGAACATCAAATGTCACTATTAAAAGATATATTAACCAATCATCAAAAAGACTGCTGCGGATCCGTTGCTGAATGTGAACAGGTTGAAAGGCTCGTAAAATCCTTAATGATCAACATGGATATTGACAGCAATGTGAAAACGATACTGACAGAGATTTACGAATACAGTCAGACAGGCATCGGTACCGCCGATTTGGATGCACATATATCCAACCACCAGAACGACTTGTCCCAGTGGGTGGATGATATAGATCAATTCTGA
- a CDS encoding YtnP family quorum-quenching lactonase, translated as METMQIGEIKLTWLNGGVTHLDGGAMFGVVPKPLWAKKYPVNENNQIELRTDPILVQANGLNMLIDSGIGNGKMNDKQRRNFGVTEESNLVEDLGRLGIQPNDIDYILMTHLHFDHACGLTKRKGENWVPVFERAEIITTQTEWKEMQNPNIRSKSTYWAENWEAVASLIRPFEGEQEITDGIKMVHTGGHSDGHAIIIIEDGGDRLIHMADIMPTHAHANVLWVLAYDDYPMTSIEAKEKWMKSGLENGSWYSFYHDAHYCAIKWDVTGKDIIAELKRKR; from the coding sequence ATGGAAACGATGCAAATAGGGGAAATTAAATTAACATGGTTGAATGGCGGTGTTACTCACTTGGATGGTGGCGCGATGTTCGGTGTTGTACCGAAACCGCTTTGGGCCAAGAAGTATCCTGTTAACGAAAATAACCAAATCGAGTTACGTACCGATCCGATTTTAGTGCAGGCAAATGGATTGAACATGCTTATAGATTCCGGTATTGGTAATGGAAAGATGAATGACAAGCAAAGACGGAATTTTGGGGTGACGGAGGAATCCAATCTTGTTGAAGATCTTGGCAGACTTGGGATTCAGCCAAATGATATCGATTACATTTTAATGACGCATCTACATTTCGACCATGCCTGCGGTTTAACGAAACGTAAAGGTGAAAATTGGGTTCCTGTTTTCGAGCGTGCAGAAATTATTACGACCCAAACTGAATGGAAAGAAATGCAAAACCCGAATATTCGTTCAAAAAGTACATATTGGGCAGAAAACTGGGAGGCTGTCGCTTCTCTTATTCGTCCTTTTGAAGGGGAGCAAGAAATTACGGACGGCATTAAAATGGTCCATACTGGGGGTCATAGTGATGGACATGCAATCATCATCATTGAAGATGGCGGAGATAGATTGATCCACATGGCAGATATCATGCCGACGCACGCGCATGCGAATGTCCTCTGGGTCCTCGCTTATGACGACTATCCTATGACTTCCATCGAGGCGAAGGAAAAATGGATGAAATCCGGACTCGAAAATGGGTCCTGGTACAGCTTTTACCATGATGCCCACTATTGTGCCATCAAGTGGGATGTAACGGGCAAGGATATAATAGCCGAATTGAAACGGAAACGGTAA
- a CDS encoding AraC family transcriptional regulator has product MGWVESIQKAIEYIEEHLLEDLTIESISRQANASAFHFQRTFTILTDISIGEYIRRRRLTLAAQEISSTNGKVIDLAYKYGYDTPEAFSKAFRRQHGVSPSEARKYMGKLKFYERLVIQVILKGAKPMKYSILERDSFQLIGIQQEFSLVNEENLVGIPMLWDKVNADGTSDRLGKLNNGQIDGLIGVCVDKRAVEKNETMDYWIGAEYTGKVPEEFSTLTIPASKWVVFEVHGPMPDAIQKAWKQIFSEWFPTSGYEHAGTPELEVYANDDASNPDYYSEIWIPIRKG; this is encoded by the coding sequence ATGGGGTGGGTTGAATCAATCCAGAAGGCGATCGAGTATATCGAGGAGCACTTATTGGAGGATCTGACAATCGAGAGCATTTCCAGGCAAGCGAATGCATCAGCTTTTCATTTTCAAAGGACATTCACCATTTTAACGGATATTTCGATTGGTGAATATATCCGGCGTCGAAGATTGACATTAGCGGCCCAGGAGATTTCATCCACAAATGGCAAGGTCATTGATTTAGCCTACAAGTATGGCTATGACACTCCCGAGGCATTCTCAAAAGCTTTTCGAAGGCAGCATGGAGTATCTCCAAGTGAAGCCCGAAAGTATATGGGGAAGCTGAAATTCTATGAACGCCTGGTGATACAGGTGATTTTGAAAGGGGCAAAACCGATGAAATACAGTATCCTCGAAAGGGATTCCTTTCAATTGATTGGCATCCAGCAAGAGTTTTCCTTGGTTAATGAAGAAAATTTGGTTGGGATTCCGATGTTGTGGGATAAAGTGAATGCGGATGGAACCAGCGATAGGTTAGGGAAGTTGAATAATGGCCAAATAGATGGCTTGATTGGTGTATGTGTCGATAAGCGGGCAGTGGAAAAAAATGAAACAATGGATTACTGGATAGGTGCAGAGTATACCGGGAAAGTGCCTGAAGAGTTTTCAACACTTACGATACCGGCTTCCAAATGGGTTGTATTTGAAGTCCACGGGCCAATGCCGGATGCCATTCAAAAAGCCTGGAAGCAAATTTTTTCCGAATGGTTCCCTACCAGCGGTTATGAACATGCCGGGACTCCTGAATTGGAAGTATATGCGAATGATGACGCATCAAATCCTGATTATTATTCGGAAATTTGGATTCCCATTAGAAAGGGATAA
- a CDS encoding M42 family metallopeptidase codes for MNHETLELFKTLTELPGASGNEHAVRSFMRSELEKYSDEVVQDRLGGIFGLKRGNEEGPTVLVAGHMDEVGFMVTSVTENGMIRFQTLGGWWSQVLLAQRVEIITDNGPVIGVIGSIPPHLLDDSQRSKPMDIKNMLIDIGADDKEDVKRIGIKPGQQIVPICPFTPMANEKKILAKAWDNRYGCGLAIELLKDLKDETLPNILYSGATVQEEVGLRGAQTAAHMIKPDLFFALDASPANDMSGSKSEFGQLGKGALLRIFDRSMVTHRGMREFILDTAESNDIPYQYFVSQGGTDAGQVHIANEGIPSGVIGICSRYIHTHASMIHIDDYAAARELIGKLVRSCDKSTFETLINNG; via the coding sequence ATGAATCATGAGACTTTAGAACTATTTAAAACATTGACGGAATTACCAGGAGCCTCGGGAAATGAACATGCAGTTCGGAGTTTCATGAGGAGTGAGCTGGAAAAGTATTCGGATGAAGTCGTCCAAGACCGCCTTGGCGGAATATTTGGCTTAAAAAGAGGGAATGAAGAAGGGCCGACTGTCCTGGTTGCCGGGCATATGGATGAGGTGGGCTTCATGGTCACTTCCGTAACGGAAAATGGAATGATTCGTTTTCAGACCCTTGGAGGCTGGTGGAGTCAAGTGCTTTTGGCCCAAAGAGTCGAAATCATTACCGATAACGGCCCGGTCATTGGTGTAATCGGTTCGATTCCTCCTCATTTGCTTGATGATTCGCAACGCTCAAAACCGATGGATATCAAAAATATGCTGATTGATATCGGGGCGGATGATAAGGAAGACGTGAAGCGAATCGGTATTAAGCCCGGTCAGCAGATTGTACCGATTTGTCCATTCACGCCGATGGCCAATGAGAAAAAAATCCTTGCAAAAGCGTGGGATAATCGATACGGGTGCGGACTTGCAATCGAATTGTTAAAAGATTTAAAAGATGAAACATTACCGAATATCTTATATTCCGGAGCAACCGTGCAGGAGGAAGTGGGATTACGGGGTGCGCAGACTGCAGCTCATATGATCAAACCGGATCTTTTCTTCGCTTTAGATGCAAGTCCGGCGAATGATATGTCCGGCAGTAAAAGTGAATTTGGCCAGCTAGGGAAAGGGGCACTACTCCGCATTTTTGATCGTTCGATGGTTACGCATCGCGGCATGAGGGAATTCATCCTTGATACGGCAGAATCGAATGATATTCCGTATCAATATTTCGTTTCCCAAGGAGGCACGGATGCAGGGCAGGTCCATATTGCAAATGAAGGAATTCCAAGCGGGGTGATTGGTATTTGCTCCCGCTATATTCATACACATGCATCCATGATTCATATTGATGATTATGCCGCTGCACGTGAACTGATTGGGAAATTGGTTCGTTCCTGCGATAAATCGACATTTGAGACTTTGATAAATAACGGTTGA
- a CDS encoding DUF84 family protein codes for MKIAVGSKNPAKVKAVLDVYVEAEIISLQVESGVSDQPFSDEETLDGAMTRARNCLIHSDAEIGIGLEGGVVKMEQGLFLCNWGAMATRDGKVFVAGGARIPLPKIVAEKLLGGQELGPVMDAFTKQENISKKEGAIGVFTNERITRGEMFLHIMRMLAGQHEYKLKMKKEDF; via the coding sequence TTGAAAATAGCAGTAGGCAGTAAAAATCCGGCGAAAGTAAAGGCAGTGCTTGATGTATATGTAGAAGCTGAAATCATTTCGCTTCAAGTGGAAAGCGGGGTCTCGGACCAGCCATTTTCAGATGAGGAAACGTTGGATGGGGCAATGACACGTGCCCGGAATTGCTTGATTCACAGTGATGCTGAAATCGGTATCGGACTTGAAGGCGGTGTCGTGAAAATGGAACAGGGCCTATTTCTGTGTAATTGGGGTGCGATGGCCACGAGAGACGGTAAGGTCTTTGTAGCTGGCGGAGCGAGAATCCCACTACCCAAAATTGTTGCTGAGAAGCTGCTGGGCGGTCAAGAGTTGGGCCCGGTGATGGACGCCTTCACAAAGCAAGAGAATATTAGTAAAAAGGAAGGGGCGATCGGGGTGTTTACAAATGAGCGAATCACCAGGGGGGAAATGTTCCTTCATATCATGAGGATGCTTGCCGGTCAACACGAGTATAAGCTGAAAATGAAAAAAGAGGATTTTTGA
- a CDS encoding phosphotransferase family protein, whose amino-acid sequence MEHLLGQEWDISPAGGATGEAFIAEKEGQKLFLKRNSSPFLAVLSAEGIVPKLMWTKRLENGDVITAQHWMEGRELSQQEMNNIRVAKLLQKIHQSNPLLSMLKRLGKSPLRPESILTDIETGLTSDVTDIPIIKDAIHFLQNNLLLIECDEKVVCHCDVNHNNWLMTETDGLFLIDWDGAVIGDPAIDLGILLYSYVPREEWNQWLARYGKKLDAGLEMRMKWHTVSQLVLSIQWHHRRKRYEERNELLQKLEALLMVD is encoded by the coding sequence TTGGAACATTTATTAGGTCAGGAGTGGGATATATCCCCTGCTGGAGGAGCTACGGGAGAAGCCTTTATTGCCGAGAAAGAAGGGCAGAAGCTCTTCCTTAAACGAAATTCATCGCCATTTTTAGCTGTTCTTTCAGCTGAGGGCATTGTTCCAAAGTTAATGTGGACAAAACGCCTGGAAAATGGGGATGTAATTACGGCCCAGCATTGGATGGAAGGCAGGGAGCTATCTCAGCAGGAAATGAACAATATAAGAGTCGCAAAGCTGCTTCAAAAAATTCATCAATCCAATCCTTTGTTAAGCATGCTCAAAAGGCTTGGGAAATCCCCTTTACGACCTGAAAGTATACTTACAGACATAGAAACCGGGTTAACTTCGGATGTTACGGATATTCCGATTATCAAGGATGCCATCCATTTTTTACAGAACAATCTCCTGTTGATTGAATGCGACGAAAAAGTCGTCTGTCATTGTGATGTGAACCATAATAATTGGCTCATGACCGAAACCGACGGATTGTTCCTGATTGATTGGGACGGAGCGGTCATTGGCGATCCGGCCATTGACCTCGGCATACTCCTGTATTCATATGTCCCAAGGGAAGAATGGAATCAATGGCTTGCCCGCTATGGCAAGAAGCTTGACGCAGGCCTGGAGATGAGGATGAAATGGCACACGGTTTCACAACTTGTGCTTTCCATCCAATGGCATCATCGTAGAAAGCGGTACGAGGAAAGAAATGAACTACTGCAAAAACTTGAAGCATTATTGATGGTTGACTGA
- a CDS encoding thioredoxin family protein encodes MENLQTIEQFDALKNEGKHIFLFSAAWCGDCRVIEPIIPEIETKFPDFTFIHVDRDEFIDVCAANDVFGIPSFIAYDNGKELGRFVSRDRKTQEQIEEFIQSL; translated from the coding sequence GTGGAAAATTTACAAACTATTGAGCAATTTGATGCATTAAAAAATGAAGGCAAACATATTTTTCTTTTTTCAGCAGCATGGTGTGGAGATTGCCGTGTAATCGAACCGATAATCCCGGAGATTGAAACGAAATTTCCTGATTTTACGTTCATTCATGTGGACCGTGATGAATTCATCGATGTGTGTGCAGCTAATGATGTATTCGGTATACCAAGTTTCATCGCTTATGATAATGGCAAAGAGCTAGGTAGATTCGTGAGCAGGGACCGAAAAACACAAGAACAAATTGAGGAATTCATTCAATCACTATAA
- a CDS encoding Nramp family divalent metal transporter, with product MSDVLHQSSSRGIKQLLPYLGPAFIAAVAYIDPGNYATNITAGSKYGYTLLWVIFASNLMAVLIQSLSAKLGIATGKNLPELCREKFSKKTSFLLWIQAEAVIMATDLAEFIGAALGIYLLFDLPLITSAIIAAIGSFAILEIQRRGYRTFEALITVMIFVVVIAFGAQVFYAKPDTSSVVLGLFTPKFEGVDSILLSAGMLGATVMPHAIYLHSSLTQKRIVGKNDFERKRIFRFELIDIIIAMVIAGGINAAMVIVSAALFHKNGILVEDLDVAYQQFGAMLGPSVAMLFGIGLLFAGLSSSSVGVLTGDVVMQGFIKRRIPIYLRRAISTVPPLLIILWGVNPSKALVMSQVILSFGIAFALVPLIMFTSNKKIMGNLVNHKITSSTAWLIAVLIIGLNLFLLYETLFS from the coding sequence ATGTCCGATGTATTGCATCAATCTTCCTCGAGAGGGATCAAACAACTGCTTCCTTATCTAGGGCCGGCCTTTATAGCAGCTGTGGCCTATATTGATCCAGGGAATTATGCTACCAATATTACTGCCGGATCTAAATATGGCTATACATTATTATGGGTTATCTTCGCATCTAATTTAATGGCTGTGCTGATTCAATCACTATCCGCTAAATTGGGGATAGCGACAGGAAAGAACCTACCTGAGTTATGCAGGGAGAAATTTTCGAAAAAGACATCTTTCTTATTATGGATTCAAGCCGAAGCAGTCATAATGGCAACGGACTTAGCTGAATTCATAGGAGCGGCACTGGGAATTTATTTGCTATTTGACTTACCGCTCATCACATCGGCCATTATTGCAGCGATTGGTTCTTTTGCCATTTTGGAAATCCAGCGTAGAGGTTATCGGACATTCGAAGCCTTGATCACGGTCATGATATTTGTTGTGGTGATTGCCTTTGGTGCTCAAGTTTTTTATGCGAAACCTGACACTTCATCCGTTGTCTTAGGACTCTTCACTCCAAAATTCGAGGGAGTGGACAGTATTTTACTATCGGCAGGTATGCTTGGAGCTACCGTTATGCCACATGCGATTTACCTTCATTCCTCTTTAACTCAGAAGAGAATTGTCGGTAAAAACGATTTCGAAAGAAAAAGAATTTTTCGTTTTGAGCTAATTGATATTATCATCGCCATGGTGATTGCAGGTGGGATCAATGCCGCAATGGTCATTGTTTCAGCTGCCCTATTTCATAAGAATGGAATACTTGTAGAGGATTTGGATGTTGCCTATCAACAATTCGGTGCCATGCTTGGACCCTCTGTCGCGATGCTCTTTGGAATAGGCTTATTATTTGCCGGTTTATCCAGCTCATCCGTTGGTGTATTGACAGGTGATGTAGTCATGCAGGGATTCATTAAAAGACGTATACCGATCTATTTGAGAAGGGCCATATCGACGGTCCCGCCTCTGCTGATAATATTATGGGGAGTGAATCCATCTAAAGCACTTGTGATGAGTCAAGTTATACTCTCGTTTGGCATCGCGTTTGCCTTAGTGCCATTGATCATGTTCACAAGCAATAAAAAAATCATGGGCAACCTGGTCAATCACAAAATCACCTCAAGCACTGCCTGGCTCATAGCTGTACTCATCATCGGACTGAATTTGTTCCTTCTTTACGAAACGCTGTTCAGCTAA